The Panicum hallii strain FIL2 chromosome 5, PHallii_v3.1, whole genome shotgun sequence genome contains the following window.
AATCCCAGATCGGCCCGAACGCGGGGATGCCGGCCTTGTGGCACCCCGTCACCACGTCCCTGCTCCCCTCCGGGTTGCtcgtcaccaccaccacctccgatcCCCAGCGCCGCGCCGCGTCCACGGCCAGCACCGCCACGTTCGGCCGTCCCATCACCGCCGTGTCGTGCACGATCACCCGCCCGCGCAGCCTCTCGCTGCTGTACGCCGCCGCCTTCATCTCCTCGCCGTAGTTCGCCTCGATGCCCTTGGCCACCCACACCAGCGACAGCTCCGCCGGGCCGGGCTGCATCAGGAACGACATGAACACGCATATCCCGGAGCCCGTCGCCACCATCGTCGCTCGCCGGTACATGTTCAGGAGGTAGGGCAGCCCGGCGAAGTGGACGCCCCGCATCCAGAGGTGTTTTGGTGGGTCAGAGATGAGAGCCCGGGTGAAGTCGCCCACCGCGCCGGCGAGCATGGCATGTGTTTCTTCGTTGTCGGAGATGATGCCGAAGGCGTGCCACTCCGAGAGAGGAGAGCGGCTGATGCGGCCGAGCAGCCCGCCTTTGACGCCGCCCTGGAAGGTTATGACCGATGCGTGGTTGGAACGAGCGGTGACCGTGACCGGCACGCGCCGCACGGTGAGCCATGGCAGGAAAGTGAAGAAggtgatggcggcggcgagccAGAGATCCTGGCGCTTGACGAGGACGGCGCCGGTGAGCCGGTCGTAGGATGCGGTCACTGGGTCGTAGCCGGCGGAGAGCACGACGAAGACCCAGAGAAGAGCGAGCGCGCTCCAGCCGGCGAACCGGTGCGTGCGCTCGAACACGTTGTGGTGGAGGTGCCGCACCAGAGGGAACGCGGCCATGCACGAGAGCGCCAGCAGGCCGAGTATTGCTGACGcgacgccggcgacctcgccgggCGTCACGTCGCGTTGCTGGAGCGCCTGCACGAGCGCGTACGCCAGCCACGCCAGCGACGACACGCCGCAGCCGCTGTGCACGCCGCCTAGCGACTGCAGGATGGCCGTCACGCCGGTCTTGACGACGACTGGCACCCACGGCCGGCCGAAGAGCGTCACGGCGAGCCAGAACACGACCCGCAGCACCGCCTCGGAGCGGCACAGCGTGAGCGCCAGGATGTTGCCCATGGCGAAGACGGCGGCGTGCTCCCTGGCGTAAGGGAAGTGTCCGGTCGCCGCGAGCACGAGCCCCACCGTGTTCAGCGCGGCGCACAGAACGAAGAGGCGCTTGTACACGGTGAACAAGCCCTGGTCGAGCAGTATGACGCCGAGCCTCGAGCGCGCGGATGGTGCCTTCTTCGCCGACGCCGGTGCGCTCGCCTTCTTACTCGGCACATCATCAACGGCGGCCGCTGCTGCCGCGGTGACGACGGCCATCTCCTCGTCGGCGCCGGCGTGAACGGGCTCATCACCCGCGTCCTCGTCGTCGAGGTCGCAGAAGTGGCTGCTCGCGCGGCTCATTGACCTGCCAAAAACGGCAGGAAAGATCTTGGAGGGGGCGCGGCTGAACGACTGCGGCAGCCAGACCCACCGGCCGGCGCTCGGGGCgtccggcggcggccggggcggatAATGACCGTCGGCTTGGAGGGCGAGCGGGCTGCCCGGCGACGGCTTGAGCTCGAAGGAGACGCCGCGACAGCTGGAGAACTTGGTGTGCATCATGGGCTTGGCTTGGTCTTGCCAATCCCAATCCATGGCTCCACGAGCTAGTCTCAGGGAAGAAAGCTAGGGCAGGTGATCTAGGAAGGCTTCCGCTACCGTGCTGGTGTGGTGGTAGCATCATAGCATGTATTCATATTTATAGGCAACTAGCCTACTTACTCGTGTATGCTTGCTGCTTGCACATTGTGTTGCATGGCTGACTATTTTTTACGCATTAATTGCTTGAGCTTTGAAGCCGTCAATAGAACACAGTTCATATTGGCATGGAGAGAAAAGTAGTTATTTGGGTTGGGTAAGTCCCCCAAATTCTGAAATTTATTCGTAGTTTTACATCGTTATTATTATGGACTAAACTTAAAAAAATACATTTCCGGGGTTTCTGGATGAGTAGCACAAAGACCAAACTAAAgattagaaaaataaaaaagtcCTTTGAGAACGGAGAGAGAAATGCCAAAATCACTAGCTCAATAATCAATTTTTGTGCGGCTACAACCCCAAGGGTTATGGGTGAAAAATAACCATCTAAACATTGGATGATTAATTAAAGAAAACCCCACAGATTGAGGCCTACCACATGTCTCAAGGCTATGCCTTCATAGCATCATTCGTTGCTATCAACCTTCATAGCACTATACTACCATCCttcaagcataacagcttgctCATGCCTCATGGTTCCTTTCATCTACCGTTCGCCATCGCCCATTGCAATCTTCGGCTTTCTCCATCGTCGTGGATTGCCGCCTCTCGTCTTAATTCTATGGCTGCGGGCCTTAGTCAACCAAACCCTAATTCAGTCAAACCCCACCCGCACCTGCTTTGGCATTGTTCACTGTACATGCCTCCAATAAGGAGCAAAGCCGTCCTAACTGGAACATGTGGCCATAGGATCCAAACGTCAAGAATTGGATGATCCTCTAGGTACAAATTAACATTCTCTGGATGTGCTTATCAAAACCCTCCATTATTGTACGTGTagcttatttatttatttttttgaaaCGAATACGTAGCTTAATTATTTAGAAAAATGTAACTCGTGTGATCCATAGTAGGCTAAGTTGAGGCGCAAGATTTTTATTCAGACTAGTCTCTCCAAAGTATATTGACACTAACACTAAGAGTGACTAGTTACAAACTTTGTCAGAGGTTTCTTTATTTGCAAGTAGCCAACAGTCAGCTGTATATTTGGTTAAGTATTTATGCCAGGTATATCGCCAGTTTATTTTTTTGGGAAATAACGTTGGTGGTAATTTATTAAATCTGTCGACAAAGATGCAAACTATGTTAAAAAAACTGCTGACAACAAAGAAAAATAACTGATGACAAACGTTGAAAATCTTAGTGCGTGTGATTTCAAGAGCGAAATTGCATGCGCGGGAATGATTTCGGCATGACGTCGAAATCAAAGATCATCTAAATGAGCCGCGCGCTAGCTTGTTAATTATACAAACGTGTACGTACGCGTAATAATTTTATCAACGTAAGCCAGCTGGCGGCTTAGCTCTACTTGATTGACCCCTCCAAAGTTTTCTTGGCGTGATGTCCAGAACATATGCTGCCGACCTTCAGCTTCATCAACTGCATGCATCCGCGCGTGCATTTAGATGATCTTCGATTTTCTCGCTTGTTTGAAAATAATGCGGAAAATACACAGGAACAGATAATAGAGACTTCTTAAGACTATGTGTACTTATTCGTACCAATAAATAGCGACGACCTCGGACGCAAGAAAAGCGCTAAAATCAATCATATGGAAAAAGGGATCATGCCGCAGTCGGGAAATGATTTGGAAACTATGCATAATGAAAAAAAAGAGATGGATATGCATGGTCGATGGTAGCCAAGTCTGTCATCATCGATTTGAAGAAACGTAACCGCATTCTGAATGAACAGTAAACCCCAAGAGCAATGAACCCCCAACATGTACAGCTAGCCCGTTTGAATGTGCCTCCAACTTGCATGGAATTAGAAGATATAGGCTAAACAGGACACATACTTGCATCATCATTACAAGTGTGTGCAGAGAGGTGGTAAACCACCCAACCGAAATTAAATGGCAACAGCTCAACATTTCCGCAATCCGCAGATAGGGACTAATGAACCTACCAGATGGTCAGTTCACTACTGAAGTTGCTTAATCTCTGCTACAATGACGCCACAGAGAACAATAAATTTGAACCGGTATTTTCAATCAAGCAGTGCTGATGAAAAAAAAAGGGCAAGACTTTAGACTTGATCTCTTCTCCCGTTCTCCGGTAAAAGGAGCCTCTGTATGTAGGGGATGGAGTCTCAAATTTCTACCCACAATGACCGAGACACCAGTTTACTCAGTCCTAATGGTGATCGAAATCCTTTCAATCCTGTATGACATATGCTGATGTTTAACGATAACTTCATAAGCGCAGATAGATGAGGAAAAGTTTACTTAGTCCTAATGGTTCGTGAATCGTGACTCTATCAAGTAGGCAGTAATGTTTGAAAGAGTGGGTTCTTGTTTTGACTTTTGAGTGTGACTTTCTAGTATGCATGTAGTAGACAGTAAAAAGTTGTTAGATTTGGTCTTAGAAAAATGTTCTCTCTGTACGTAGAATATATACCAGTTGCCCAGTGAATACATTTTGCATCACCTCTCAGATTTTGATGAATTGGCTGGATAGATGCTGGATACACGATAAAATTCAGAAGATCAGCAGTCACATGTATTCATAGTTTTGATGCAGCCATGTATGCCTTTGTGTTCTACGGGCAGCTGTTTGAAACGCTAAGCATGTGAAAATTTCGAGTGACACCAAATCTCAGTTATTCATTTCTTGCAAAAAGGGAAAACAGTTCGTCGAAAGAAAGGGAAAACATAGAACTCATTTTTTATCGATCGTAGATCGTAGCAGAACTGTATATTACCACTTTCTAGTCAATTAGGACATGTTCTTACGCATTCACGTGACTGTAATGAACTGCTGGCTTTACTTTTGCTGGTCATTTTCAACTTGCAGTTAGTTGCTAGCCTGCCCATAAATTTCAAAGAGGTTTATCGCACGTTTACGGCACATGTGAAAGTGCAAGCAAGTTGAGCTTGTCACATTGCTTGTGAAAGCCATGTTTCATTGAATATTTCCATGTTCAGATCAAACCAAATTCGAGATAACCATGCACTGTCAACTCCCATTTACTCAGGAATCAGGGCCTGAGTAAATATAGGTGCAAAGAATCAGCAGTTGAAAGCTTATCTATACCTTAAAAACATTGGTGCAGTGCATACAGACAGCGTTGCTCCTTTGCTGCTGCCCTTTGACATTTAACCTTCCAATAAACTTATGAAACGTAATTGATCGATGAAGTATCTTTGAAGTAGTTCCTGCCTGGCGCATTCAACCATTCAGCAGACAGTTTTGTTGATGATCTTACACCCAGAAGAGAATTCTGCACACCTGAGTGCATCATGCTTTGACATATCAGGTTCAAGTATCTGAATGATTTGACTGAGTTGCAAGGCGAGGATTACTTAGTTATATTTCTCTTGAATGGCTCCCTCACTGTTTGGTAGCCATGTTGCTCCTGTGGCCAAAGGAAACTTAGTGGCTAGTGGCTCTTGATAGCACACATGTGGTTGGCGAAAACATGCTTGGAGCATATGAATATGCATGTCACAATTGTTGTTCATACTCTTAGTGACATTTGGGATTTGTTTAGACCATATGAAAATTTTTCTTACCGTAAGAGATGCCATAGGATATGTTATTGCTTGAACTCAATGCTGTAAGTTTATTATCATACTAACCAAGTACATTCCAACTATTTCAATTGGTGAATATATATCTCAGAATTCAACTCCAAGACGCGTGTGACAGCTTGGTGAGTTACATTCTTCAATTGTTGCCGCGAAACTTGTTATGCTTGACTTTTATGGATTTAAACGCCACCGCCTCCGCTCTTTCCTTCTCTTATTTtgcagcaaaaaaaaaacaagaaggTTCACGCGGGCTGAAGATTGTAGATGGATCAGCTAATCTACTATATTGTAAAAGTCAAGAGAACTTATGCATACCTAGGGATAGCTTCTAGATAGATAGATTTATGTTACTTGACAAAAAAAATTCATGCAATCCCATGTTGAACATGCAATGTGTGTATACTTCGTTCCAAGGATGGATGTTTGATTGTGTTAAATGCACTTGCTCGTAATACAAGTTTCCTACTTCTAGTGAGTTTATTAGTGGCCTTAGGCTTTCTTAATTCATACAGAAATATTTAGTGCAAATCTCCATGCTGGTCAAATTTGTGTAAGAGGGTCTCTTCATTCTTTTGAACACGACAAGAATACACACTGTATCTGTAGAAATGGTAGATACGTTCCTAAACACTCTGGTAGCACTCTATAGATACCGAGGCAGACACCTAGTGCTGGCTCGGCTCGGCCAAACCAGCTGTAGGATCTGTCTGTTATCCGTGGCATTTACCCAAACGGTCCAAAGGCCCAAGAAAGCCCATGTGTCCGCCGCCTAGGGTTCGATTCGCCCATCCCCCCTCGGTCCAGCCAGCTAGCCGACGTGCGTGCGCGAGGGACACGGGCCCAGGGCACGCAGCCGCCCGTCATCACAGGCGCAGCACGCACGCACTCCCATCTGGCCCTCTCGTGATTTTTCTATCCACGCCGCTGgctgcctcctctgccgcccCTCCCGCTCGATCGAGATCTCCACCGCTGCCGAGATCCACtgcgccgcggccgccgagcACCGCAGCCGAGATCCGCTACCTCAACGCGGGGGAGGCGGAGCCCGGCAGCACGACCGCAGAAACAGAGCCCCCCGTCAGAGCTGAGAGCAGGAAAAAATCCAATCCACCTTCCTCCCCCTCGTCTGCTTCGCCGGGCCGGCGGCAAGGGCGCAACCCCGCAATCAACCCTACAATGGCGGCGAGCGTGTCCGCCCTGGAGTCCGCTTGGCAGGTATGCCCAttatcctctccctctctcccatTCCGTCTGCTCACGCCATATCTCTGCTCACTCCGTATCTCCGCTGTCCGGGAAACGATGCGTGCAGCTCCTGATCGCCAACTTTACCGAGTTCCAACTCGCCACCGT
Protein-coding sequences here:
- the LOC112892470 gene encoding adenylate-forming reductase 03009; amino-acid sequence: MDWDWQDQAKPMMHTKFSSCRGVSFELKPSPGSPLALQADGHYPPRPPPDAPSAGRWVWLPQSFSRAPSKIFPAVFGRSMSRASSHFCDLDDEDAGDEPVHAGADEEMAVVTAAAAAAVDDVPSKKASAPASAKKAPSARSRLGVILLDQGLFTVYKRLFVLCAALNTVGLVLAATGHFPYAREHAAVFAMGNILALTLCRSEAVLRVVFWLAVTLFGRPWVPVVVKTGVTAILQSLGGVHSGCGVSSLAWLAYALVQALQQRDVTPGEVAGVASAILGLLALSCMAAFPLVRHLHHNVFERTHRFAGWSALALLWVFVVLSAGYDPVTASYDRLTGAVLVKRQDLWLAAAITFFTFLPWLTVRRVPVTVTARSNHASVITFQGGVKGGLLGRISRSPLSEWHAFGIISDNEETHAMLAGAVGDFTRALISDPPKHLWMRGVHFAGLPYLLNMYRRATMVATGSGICVFMSFLMQPGPAELSLVWVAKGIEANYGEEMKAAAYSSERLRGRVIVHDTAVMGRPNVAVLAVDAARRWGSEVVVVTSNPEGSRDVVTGCHKAGIPAFGPIWDS